A window of Rhizobium acidisoli contains these coding sequences:
- the rplJ gene encoding 50S ribosomal protein L10 — protein sequence MERAEKREFVTELNEVFKASGSVVVAHYAGATVAQMNDFRSKMRAAGGTVKVAKNRLAKIALQGTEAEGITDLFKGQTLIAYSTDPITAPKVVMDFAKTNDKIVVLGGAMGTTTLNADAVKSLATLPSLDELRAKLLGMIQTPATRIAGVVAAPASQLARVFAAYAKKDEAA from the coding sequence GTGGAAAGAGCGGAAAAACGCGAATTCGTCACGGAACTGAACGAAGTCTTCAAGGCTTCGGGCTCAGTTGTCGTGGCCCACTATGCTGGTGCCACAGTCGCGCAGATGAACGACTTTCGTTCGAAGATGCGTGCAGCTGGCGGTACCGTCAAAGTCGCGAAGAACCGCCTGGCCAAAATTGCCCTTCAAGGTACGGAAGCGGAAGGGATCACCGATCTCTTCAAGGGTCAGACGCTGATTGCATACAGCACCGATCCGATCACCGCTCCGAAGGTCGTCATGGATTTCGCCAAGACCAACGACAAGATCGTTGTGCTGGGCGGCGCCATGGGAACAACCACGCTCAACGCCGATGCAGTCAAGTCGCTTGCGACCCTGCCTTCGCTCGATGAGCTGCGTGCGAAGCTGCTGGGCATGATCCAGACACCGGCTACCCGCATCGCTGGGGTTGTTGCAGCACCGGCAAGCCAGCTTGCTCGCGTGTTCGCGGCTTACGCCAAGAAGGACGAAGCCGCTTAA